One genomic region from Prunus persica cultivar Lovell chromosome G3, Prunus_persica_NCBIv2, whole genome shotgun sequence encodes:
- the LOC18781585 gene encoding GDSL esterase/lipase At4g10955: protein MERNPKQREEETEERGGGGAGGVGALLMAEGSAEEIAKEIVAAEEAPHPYAFHVSGPRNLTAPNWRDLINSSWKDGNYKRTVIACFIQAIYLLELDRQENRDEANALAPKWWIPFKYKLSETLIDERDGSIFGAILEWDRSAALADFVLIRPSGAPKAVLALRGTLLKGPTMRRDIEDDLRFLAWESLKGSVRFKAAMEALKSVAERYGSSNVCIAGHSLGAGFALQVGKALAKEGMYVETHLFNPPSVSLAMSFRNIGEKAGFAWKRFKSMLPLRSGAQVSSEEGDRTSGFGLKNWMPNFSGLKNPGMGLGKWVPHLYVNNSDYICCSYTEHDGGEVNNANKENVRPTNGQVAAKLFVMSKGNQKFSEAHGLEQWWSDDLELQLAMHNSKLISRQLKSLYSLPAPQQTLAR from the exons atggaaagaaacccaaaacaaagggAGGAAGAAACTGAAGAAAGAGGCGGTGGCGGTGCTGGTGGTGTCGGTGCATTATTAATGGCCGAAGGCAGTGCAGAGGAGATAGCCAAGGAGATTGTGGCAGCAGAGGAGGCTCCTCATCCGTACGCTTTTCATGTATCTGGACCTCGAAATTTGACTGCTCCGAATTGGAGGGACCTTATAAACTCTAGTTG GAAGGACGGGAATTATAAACGAACTGTAATCGCATGCTTCATACAAGCAATATATTTGCTTGAACTCGACAGACAAGAGAATAGAGATGAAGCAAATGCTCTAGCTCCTAAGTGGTGGATACCCTTTAAGTATAAACTATCCGAAACCTTAATCGATGAAAGAGATGGATCCATATTTGGGGCAATTTTGGAATGGGATCGATCTGCAGCACTTGCTGACTTTGTACTCATCAGACCAAGCGGTGCACCAAAGGCGGTTCTAGCACTTAGAGGAACATTGCTCAAAGGCCCAACTATGCGAAGGGATATTGAAGACGACCTTCGTTTTCTTGCTTGGGAGAGCTTGAAGGGCTCTGTTAGGTTTAAAGCAGCTATGGAGGCTTTGAAATCAGTTGCTGAAAGGTATGGAAGTAGTAATGTTTGTATTGCGGGACACTCATTGGGGGCTGGATTTGCTCTCCAAGTGGGAAAAGCATTAGCCAAAGAAGGGATGTATGTGGAAACTCATTTGTTCAATCCGCCTTCTGTTTCGCTAGCAATGAGCTTCAGAAATATCGGAGAGAAAGCAGGATTTGCTTGGAAAAGATTTAAGTCAATGCTCCCTTTGAGAAGTGGAGCTCAGGTCAGCAGTGAAGAAGGGGATAGGACTTCTGGTTTTGGATTGAAGAATTGGATGCCAAATTTTTCGGGTTTGAAGAATCCTGGTATGGGTTTGGGAAAATGGGTTCCTCATTTGTATGTAAATAACAGTGACTACATCTGCTGTTCTTATACTGAGCATGATGGAGGAGAAGTAAACAATGCTAACAAGGAGAATGTGCGTCCAACAAATGGTCAAGTGGCAGCAAAGCTGTTTGTGATGTCAAAGGGAAACCAGAAGTTTTCGGAGGCTCACGGTTTAGAGCAATGGTGGTCTGATGATTTGGAACTTCAACTGGCTATGCATAACAGTAAGCTCATTAGCAGGCAGCTGAAATCCTTGTATAGCCTTCCAGCTCCACAACAAACACTTGCTAGATAA
- the LOC18783517 gene encoding uncharacterized protein LOC18783517: MALNVTAASLYPNPSPFPPSSIPPHPPFLNPKRKPHFRSNTTFRTSAQSDRIESWVKDEDPPASLSGSSSSARTQLNLLEQLTSTSSSVDGGYESDGSSRKLTIRDQLAQLVGDRDGNFSIPLGKNFKKVIAKELTISQKRNIKRQAYLNEVSKRNDSVFFATIGAFVLVPPLVILGIAILTGYVQLFP, translated from the exons atggCCCTGAATGTAACTGCTGCTTCTCTCTACCCGAACCCTTCTCCATTTCCTCCTTCTTCAATTCCTCCTCATCCTCCATTTCTAAACCCAAAACGCAAACCCCACTTCAGGTCCAATACTACTTTTAGAACTTCTGCTCAGTCAGACAGAATTGAGAGTTGGGTTAAAGACGAAGACCCTCCTGCTTCTCTCTCCG GATCTTCGTCATCTGCTCGCACACAGCTGAATCTTCTGGAGCAACTTACCTCTACTAGCTCATCAGTTGATGGTG GTTATGAGAGTGATGGTAGCTCCCGGAAACTTACAATTCGTGACCAGCTAGCGCAGTTGGTTGGGGACAGAGACGGCAATTTCAGCATTCCACTTggtaaaaattttaaaaaggtgATTGCCAAAGAATTAACCATCTCGCAGAAGAGAAATATCAAAAGACAGGCTTACTTAAACGAAGTATCTAAGAGGAATGATTCAGTTTTCTTTGCCACCATTGGAGCATTTGTACTTGTTCCACCTCTTGTAATATTAGGAATTGCTATATTAACAGGTTATGTACAGCTTTTCCCTTGA
- the LOC18783906 gene encoding cytochrome b561 domain-containing protein At2g30890 isoform X2 has protein sequence MQFLQKLGFFCIHASVLLLLVSPLVSSSQEHTKGASSHKDNNIHEMSHKLLFEITLHGFLLWASMGFLMPLGILAIRMSHREECGRRLRILFYVHGLSELFSVLLATAGAVMSFRNFNNSFNNKHQRVGVGLYGLIWLQALIGFVRPQRGSKGRSVWFSVHWILGTAVSLLGILNIYTGLQAYHEKTSKGIKFWTIIFTAEFCFIAFFYLFQDKWVYIRKQGVILGSEPVRPTIDQVVLPPEKQKELVTESC, from the exons ATGCAGTTTCTTCAGAAATTGGGTTTCTTCTGCATTCATGCAagtgttcttcttcttcttgtttcacCACTCGTCAGCTCATCTCAAGAACACACAAAAGGTGCAAGCAGTCACAAGGACAACAATATTCATGAG ATGAGCCACAAACTATTGTTTGAAATCACACTCCATGGGTTTCTTCTTTGGGCTTCAATGGGGTTCTTGATGCCTCTAGGAATACTTGCCATTAGAATGTCACACAGAGAGGAATGTGGAAGAAGGCTCAGAATTCTCTTCTATGTTCATGGCTTATCAGAG CTGTTCTCTGTACTTCTTGCAACAGCAGGAGCAGTAATGTCCTTCAGAAACTTCAACAACTCCTTCAACAATAAACACCAAAGGGTTGGGGTAGGCCTGTATGGTCTAATATGGTTGCAAGCCCTGATTGGGTTTGTGAGGCCACAGAG GGGATCCAAGGGAAGAAGCGTATGGTTTTCTGTGCATTGGATACTTGGAACTGCAGTTTCCCTGCTTGGGATCCTCAACATTTATACAGGTTTACAAGCCTACCATGAGAAGACATCAAAAGGCATAAAGTTTTGGACCATAATTTTCACTGCTGAGTTCTGTTTCATTGCCTTCTTCTACCTGTTCCAAGACAAATGGGTGTATATACGAAAACAAGGAGTGATTTTGGGTAGTGAGCCAGTAAGGCCCACAATAGATCAAGTGGTTTTGCCACcagaaaagcaaaaggaatTAGTGACAGAGTCTTGTTAA
- the LOC18783906 gene encoding cytochrome b561 domain-containing protein At2g30890 isoform X1: MQFLQKLGFFCIHASVLLLLVSPLVSSSQEHTKGASSHKDNNIHEQMSHKLLFEITLHGFLLWASMGFLMPLGILAIRMSHREECGRRLRILFYVHGLSELFSVLLATAGAVMSFRNFNNSFNNKHQRVGVGLYGLIWLQALIGFVRPQRGSKGRSVWFSVHWILGTAVSLLGILNIYTGLQAYHEKTSKGIKFWTIIFTAEFCFIAFFYLFQDKWVYIRKQGVILGSEPVRPTIDQVVLPPEKQKELVTESC; the protein is encoded by the exons ATGCAGTTTCTTCAGAAATTGGGTTTCTTCTGCATTCATGCAagtgttcttcttcttcttgtttcacCACTCGTCAGCTCATCTCAAGAACACACAAAAGGTGCAAGCAGTCACAAGGACAACAATATTCATGAG CAGATGAGCCACAAACTATTGTTTGAAATCACACTCCATGGGTTTCTTCTTTGGGCTTCAATGGGGTTCTTGATGCCTCTAGGAATACTTGCCATTAGAATGTCACACAGAGAGGAATGTGGAAGAAGGCTCAGAATTCTCTTCTATGTTCATGGCTTATCAGAG CTGTTCTCTGTACTTCTTGCAACAGCAGGAGCAGTAATGTCCTTCAGAAACTTCAACAACTCCTTCAACAATAAACACCAAAGGGTTGGGGTAGGCCTGTATGGTCTAATATGGTTGCAAGCCCTGATTGGGTTTGTGAGGCCACAGAG GGGATCCAAGGGAAGAAGCGTATGGTTTTCTGTGCATTGGATACTTGGAACTGCAGTTTCCCTGCTTGGGATCCTCAACATTTATACAGGTTTACAAGCCTACCATGAGAAGACATCAAAAGGCATAAAGTTTTGGACCATAATTTTCACTGCTGAGTTCTGTTTCATTGCCTTCTTCTACCTGTTCCAAGACAAATGGGTGTATATACGAAAACAAGGAGTGATTTTGGGTAGTGAGCCAGTAAGGCCCACAATAGATCAAGTGGTTTTGCCACcagaaaagcaaaaggaatTAGTGACAGAGTCTTGTTAA
- the LOC18783359 gene encoding protein VACUOLELESS1, translating to MANVSVAAEWQLLYNRYYRKPEIYRMSWKHVELNRNKVACAPFGGPIAVIRDDSKIVQLGGESAQRKLRIFSSSGHLLGETIWKHPGGRLIGMAWTDDQTLVCLVQDGTVFRYTIHTELLEPSISMGQECFERNVVDCVFWGNGLVCITETNQLFCISDFKNPNPVKLADPEIEDPPLCMAVIEPQYTMSGNVEVLLGIGDACVLAVEEDGVQQLGLEVLRGPIQKMAVSRDGQWLASFTHDGRLLVMTSNLNEILIEQECESALPPEQLAWCGMDTVLLYWDDILLMMGPRGDPVRYFYDEPIILIPECDGVRILSNSSMEFLQRVPDSTESIFKIGSTSPAALLYDALDHFDRQSAKADENLRLIRPSLPEAVEACIDAAGHEFDVLRQRTLLRAASYGQAFCSNFQRDHIQEMCKTLRVLNAVRHPDVGMPLSIQQYKLLTPSVLIGRLINSYKHFLALRVSEYLGMNQEMVIMHWACSKISASLAISDATLLEILLDKLKLCKGISYAAVAAHADKNGRRKLAAMLVEHEPRSSKQVPLLLSIGEEDTALMKAIESGDTDLVYLVLFHIWRKRQPLEFFGMIQARALARDLFIIYARCYKHEFLKDFFLSTGQLQEVAFLLWKESWELGKNPMASRGSPLHGPRIKIIEKAQNLFLETKEYTFEAKAAEEHAKLLRMQHDLEVSTKQAIFVDSSISDTIRTCIVLGNHRAAMKVKTEFKVSEKRWYWLKVFALATIRDWDALEKFSKEKRPPIGYRPFVEACIEADEKGEALKYIPKLTDPRERAESYARIGMAKEAADAASQAKDGELLGRLKLTFSQNAAASSIFDTLRDRLSFQGVS from the exons ATGGCCAATGTCTCGGTTGCCGCGGAGTGGCAGCTCCTCTACAACCGGTACTACCGGAAGCCCGAAATCTACCGAATGAGCTGGAAGCACGTGGAGCTCAACCGCAACAAGGTCGCCTGCGCTCCCTTCGGCGGCCCCATCGCCGTCATCCGAGACGATTCAAAGATCGTCCAACTCGGCGGAGAATCGGCGCAACGCAAGCTCCGAATCTTCAGTTCCTCGGGCCATCTCCTCGGCGAGACCATCTGGAAACACCCGGGCGGCCGATTAATCGGCATGGCCTGGACCGACGACCAAACCTTAGTCTGCCTCGTCCAGGACGGCACCGTTTTCCGCTACACCATCCACACCGAGCTCCTCGAGCCGAGCATCTCCATGGGCCAAGAGTGCTTCGAGCGAAACGTCGTGGACTGCGTCTTCTGGGGAAACGGCCTCGTTTGCATCACCGAAACGAATCAGCTGTTTTGCATTTCCGATTTCAAGAACCCGAACCCGGTTAAATTGGCCGACCCGGAGATCGAGGACCCGCCGCTTTGTATGGCGGTGATCGAGCCTCAGTACACAATGTCCGGGAATGTAGAGGTTCTGCTTGGGATTGGAGACGCTTGCGTCTTGGCTGTGGAAGAAGATGGCGTTCAGCAGCTAGGGCTTGAGGTGTTGCGTGGACCAATTCAGAAGATGGCGGTTTCGAGAGATGGACAGTGGCTTGCTTCGTTCACGCACGATGGTCGATTGTTGGTCATGACTTCGAATTTGAACGAAATCCTAATTGAGCAGGAATGTGAG TCAGCTCTTCCTCCGGAACAGTTAGCGTGGTGTGGAATGGACACAGTGTTGCTCTATTGGGATGATATTCTTTTGATGATGGGTCCTAGAGGAGATCCCGTGCGCTACTTTTATGATGAACCGATAATTCTTATTCCTGAGTGCGACGGAGTAAGGATATTATCTAACTCAAGCATGGAGTTTCTACAACGGGTGCCTGATTCCACTGAATCCATCTTCAAGATTGGAAGTACGTCACCTGCGGCATTGTTGTATGATGCTTTGGATCATTTTGACAGACAAAGTGCCAAG GCAGATGAGAATTTGCGACTAATACGCCCATCCTTGCCGGAGGCTGTTGAAGCATGTATTGATGCTGCTGGCCATGAATTTGATGTTCTACGTCAACGGACGCTCCTAAGAGCTGCAAGCTATGGCCAAGCCTTTTGCAG CAATTTTCAACGGGATCATATTCAAGAGATGTGTAAAACTTTGCGAGTTTTAAATGCTGTGCGGCATCCTGACGTTGGAATGCCTCTTAGTATTCAACAATACAAG TTGCTTACGCCATCTGTTCTGATTGGTCGTTTGATCAATTCCTACAAGCACTTTCTTGCACTACGGGTATCAGAGTACCTTGGAATGAACCAA GAGATGGTGATTATGCACTGGGCATGTTCGAAGATTTCAGCTTCCTTAGCAATTTCTGATGCCACTCTTCTTGAGATCTTACTTGATAAG ttGAAACTATGCAAAGGAATATCCTATGCAGCAGTTGCTGCACATGCAGATAAGAATGGCCGCCGGAAGTTAGCTGCTATGCTTGTTGAACATGAACCACGCTCCTCCAAACAg GTTCCTCTCTTGTTGAGCATAGGAGAAGAAGATACAGCTTTAATGAAGGCAATTGAAAGTGGTGATACAGACCTTGTTTATCTTGTTCTCTTTCATATCTGGCGAAAG AGACAACCATTGGAGTTCTTTGGAATGATACAAGCTAGAGCACTGGCACGTgatttgtttataatttatgCACG GTGCTATAAGCATGAATTCTTGAAGGACTTTTTCCTATCAACTGGACAACTTCAA gAGGTGGCTTTCCTTTTGTGGAAAGAATCTTGGGAGCTTGGaaaaaatccaatggcaaGCAGAGGATCTCCCCTTCATGGTCCACGcataaaaataattgagaaGGCCCAAAATCTTTTCTTAGAAACGAAGGAATATACCTTTGAGGCGAAGGCTGCTGAAGAGCATGCAAAGTTGTTGAG AATGCAGCATGACTTAGAAGTGTCAACAAAGCAGGCCATTTTTGTTGATTCCAGTATCAGTGATACAATTCGAACATGTATTGTTCTGGGAAATCATCGAGCTGCAATGAAAGTGAAAACAGAATTCAAG GTTTCTGAGAAGAGATGGTATTGGCTAAAAGTTTTTGCTTTGGCTACAATCAGAGATTGGGATGCCTTGGAGAAGTTCTCAAAGGAAAAGAGACCACCAATTG GTTACAGACCATTTGTGGAGGCATGCATCGAAGCAGATGAAAAAGGAGAAGCGTTGAAATATATCCCAAAACTCACAGATCCTCGAGAAAGAGCAGAG TCCTACGCTCGGATTGGCATGGCCAAGGAAGCTGCTGATGCTGCCTCCCAGGCAAAGGATGGTGAATTGCTTGGTCGACTAAAATTGactttttcacaaaatgctgCGGCTTCATCAATTTTTGATACTCTTAGGGACCGGTTATCTTTTCAAGGCGTTTCATAG